Genomic DNA from Ruminococcus sp. OA3:
AAAGCAGCCATTGAGGACAGAGAACTTGGAGAACCACTGCTTGTCCATGCACAGCACCGCAATGCTGCGCCTACCGGTGAGAAACATACCACTGAAATGTCGGTAAACGGCGCGCTGGTACACGAATTTGACATTACAAGATGGCTGGTGAATGATGAGTACGAGACAGCACAGCTGATCTGTCCGAAGAGTACGAAACATGCGGATGAGGATCTGGTCGATCCGCAGATGGTGATTTTGAAAACAAGATCCGGAATCCATATTGATCTGGAAATCTATATGAACTGCCGCTACGGATATGATATTCAGTGTGAGGTGGTCGGTGAGGAGGGGACTGTACGGTTGCCGGATCCGGCAAACGCCATTTTCCGAAAAAACGGCGGGCGCACTTATGAGATCTGTTCCGGCTGGGCAAAACGCTTCGAGGAAGCATATGAGACGGAGATGAAGGAATGGGTTAGCTGTGTGTTAAAGGATGATTTAAGCGGCTGTCCGACTGCATGGGATGGTTATGTTACGGCTATTGTTGCCGAAGCGTGCACAAAGGCCCGGCTGACTGACAGCGTTGTAAAGATTGATATGATCGAGAAACCGGATTTCTATAACTAAAAAAGACAAAGGGGAGAACAGGTGATGAAAGCTGCAGTTTTTAAAGGCAATGGAATCTTGTCCGTGGAGGAGG
This window encodes:
- a CDS encoding Gfo/Idh/MocA family oxidoreductase — encoded protein: MLRVGVIGTGGIGRAHVERIATCIPDAKVVAVNDISDESAFAVAQLYGVRCEKDPHALINAQDVDAVIVTTWDRTHEEFVVSAIRAGKHVFCEKPLSNTSQGCKNIMDAEIAGGKKLLMVGFMRRYDKGYRQMKAAIEDRELGEPLLVHAQHRNAAPTGEKHTTEMSVNGALVHEFDITRWLVNDEYETAQLICPKSTKHADEDLVDPQMVILKTRSGIHIDLEIYMNCRYGYDIQCEVVGEEGTVRLPDPANAIFRKNGGRTYEICSGWAKRFEEAYETEMKEWVSCVLKDDLSGCPTAWDGYVTAIVAEACTKARLTDSVVKIDMIEKPDFYN